The Rhipicephalus sanguineus isolate Rsan-2018 unplaced genomic scaffold, BIME_Rsan_1.4 Seq12653, whole genome shotgun sequence sequence gcaatgtggcgctgcggtgccccgagctggaaCTGGAGGAGCCACCGGTTAATCCACTGTGGCAGTGGGCCGGCAACAACCGCGAAGGGGAAGCACGCAAAGGTGGCGGCATAGGATTTCTATGGCGGAGTGGGCAAGTGTGGGAAAAACTAAAATGCCAGTGTAGCGAACACATGTGGATCCGTGGAGCGATCTCGGGGACTCCTACAATCGCGTGTGTACTCTATCTTACGGTCACGAATGGACAACACGACGGCAACGTTCGAGTTATGCAGTGCATCAGTGAGGACATCCAGCGCTGGGGGACGGATAGTGAAGTGCTGATTCTTGGAGACTTCAATGGACACATCCAAGAAATTGATGGCTTCCTAGACTTCAATGGGGACCTCATGCAGCAATGTACAAGGAGGCGCAACCTAAATGTAGCAAACCTTCGGCCAGATTGCGAAGGAGAATTTACATGGTGTGCCAGAAACAGTCGTACCTGTATCGACTGTGTGCTTGTCTCATCGCGACTGGCGTGTCAAGTCAAGCACATCAGCATTGATGAGGAGGGAGATTTCAGCATTGGGAGCGACCACAACAGGATCAGGCTAACTATCTGCTCCTCCACATGGTGCAAAAAAGAGCGAGAACACCGGAAGCCTGGGCAACGATTCCTACCTGAGGCGGCCTATGAAGACATTGCTAAGGAGTTCGACAGCAACCTGCAGACCTCCAAACCTCTTAAGTATGAAGAGTACATGGAGGAACTGCAGCGCTTAATGCGGCAATACGAAGTTCGCACCAACTCCCGTGGAGGGGTGCGGCGAAAAGGATGGTGGGATGAAGAGGTGCGGAAAGCCTTGGATGAGCGAAAAGCGGCGAACCGCCTGCACAGGAAAGCTGTGAAAACCCTTTCCGCAAGTGATGCTCTCCAAGCATGGCAGGAATACCTAACCTGCAAACAGGCTATGCAAACAATTGTCCAGAGCAAAATCGCCGAGCACAATAGCCGTCAACTCCAGTCTTTCACAGCGGACGGTCGCAACGGGGCCAGGAAGTTTTGGACCTACGTGTCATCTCTAGATGGCAAAGCCAAGGTACCTCAAATCCGGCACGAGGATACGGGACAACCAGTATCTGACATGGGCAGGCACTTAGCGGATCACATGCGTAAACTGTACGATGTCGGCAGCGGCGAACCGGAGATTGACTCAATCGAATACCACCCCATAAATGAATACCGCCTGAGAAATAACGTGAAATGGGAAGTGACCCGTCCAGCTCTAGACCGAGCGATTGCACGTATAGGAGCACACACCGCCCGAGGGCTTGATGGCATACCTGCGGGGCTGATCAAATGCTTCGGGGAGGAGGCAAGGCAGAAATTGGCGGACATCTTCTCGGGCATTATGACAGGAGAACCGATACCAGAGGATTGGCTATGTGGCCGAGTAATCCTGGTGCCGAAGAGAGGAGGGGATGCAGGGCTGCTGCGTGAGTACAGACCACTCACAGTTACAAGTGTTCTATACCGAACTTTCGCACAAATCTTAAAGACATGGATGAGCGGCTGGGCAGAACACGACGACAAGTTGACTGAGCTACAGAATGGTTTCCGAATCAGACGGCGCCTGGAGGTCAATGTATTTGTGCTCACACAGGCTATCGAGATAGCACGCAAGGAGAATAGAGGGCTATACACTTGTTTTCTCAACGTCGCCAAGGCCTATGATAGCGTACCGCATGACCCGCTGTTTCACTGTATGACACAAATTGGCATGCCGAAGACAtgggtcagtctactgcgccgacTATTGCGTGCTTTGCCGAAGCTCAAGCTGAACCAGTGAAGGTGATGCGAGGTCTCAAACAGGGTTGCCCGTTGTCGCCGCTGCTGTATATGCTGTATACAGCCAGcctggagaggatgctgctggaGGATGGAGGTGGATTCTCGCTAGCTCACTCCTATGGCGGAACACCCGTGCCCTGGAGACTGCCGGGCTTGGTATATGCCGATGATATTGTTCTAATGGCTGACAATCTGGGAGACCTGCAGCATCTCGTCTCACTATCGGCAAATCACCTGAGCAAACTCGGATTGCGCTTCAACGCCAAGAAATCAGCGGTGCTGGTGTTCGCAGGCACGGGCACATCTGCGGTGGTGTCGCTGCCGGAGGGTGGGCAGATTCCGTGGAGAGATGAGTGCAGGTACCTCGGTGTTCAACTGAGCACATCGAGCCATGTCCTGGACATCCACGAGGAAAACATCCGTCAGACATCACGCAAAGCGGCGAACGTGTTGCGCAAGCGAAGTCTCTGGGGCTGCAACCGCTTCCTGCTGGtccgagaaatgtggaagtgtgtgCACGTCCCATGCCTCTCGTTTGCCAATGCTGTGCTGACCTTCCAGTCAGGAACTAGACAGTGGCTGGAGCGAGGGCAGCGAGAGGTTGGTCGACTGGCGTTGGGCTGCCACGGACGAGTTGCCATAGAGGCCATTCAAGGAGACGTGGGGTGGTCGTCGTATGAGGCCAGAGAAGCCAGGAGCAAGATCGCCTACGAGGGCCGCCTGCGTCTCATGAACGACCGCAGGTGGGCACGGCGCTTGGTCCGCTACACACACTTGACCGGAACGAGGACTGAATGGGCTGCGCGGTTGCACAGCCTCCGCCGAAAGTTCGGGTTCTTCGCGAAGCCCGTGACGGCAACCAGGGAGTGCCAATGGGCTCGGGCCGTTCAAGAACAAGTACGGGAAGAGGAAAACGAAAAGTGGCGGAAGGCGATGTGTTCCAAGACAACATTGACGGAGTACCGCAAGCACAAAAGTGTTATAGAAAATGAGCGCATCTACGACACAAATGGGGGTAGCGGCCTTTTGTTTGAGGCGCGGGCTGGGGCACTGCGAACACTTGTGTACCGCCGTCGATTCGACGAAGCTACCGACGACACGAGGGCTTTATGCCgggtgtgcgagcaggaagaggaaaccatcccccaccttgtgctacgccacggccacctggatcggggcgcgcggcggtgttgccgcgcgccccgatccaggtggccgtggctacgctgtacgtctttgtgcccaaggaggttaaaataaaattgctggagtggaggacgcgcccctcagctgaagccgcgtgccgccatcttgccataggcagaaagcgcgccttccgcaacgcatgctgcagcggccgcatagatgttctggctgttctctggcgtggtggcgtccggacgttgttggatacattgtgcgttgcgtacggctgtataaatcgagcgaaaaggtactctcggatgaagtttcagttgtaagcagaacatttcgagctagatgaaaacttctctatatgcccatatgctgacagcccgcaatctgtctctaatttcacatctgaaggtcattcttttttcctaaccggtttcgtaaggactcaaatgttcgaagcacgtcggggcaagctgtttgacgggaagtctggaagccaaaagacggcgatcgcatatgttggaggcacttttcgccaaattgtttcgaccggactaggctgcgacctggcccagacaacacaataacaacctcaggacatcctcagtatgccaccttgaggacattatgatatcctcagaacgtcctgttatggtactagaatggcactaatccagtcctgttgtccgtactcataacaacctcaggacgtcctcaaaacaacatttcaggacttttttagtatgttttcagaacaaccattgtgcagccggttcggtaccgtaggctgtgatattttgtattactacatatgatttattcttttcaaggtatttacatacattaaaggaaaaacacctctgtgaggtcttgtgtatgtatactgcgtcaagaaacggagaggcgacaataagtgcttgactatgacaaaaaatacagacaaagcttgttgactgaaattcatttatttaaacagtaattagtcccgactggttatgaggaccgctttctcaggcatccaagtccgagtagtcagaggcagtgtctgaaaagaaaagcaatattaaggcattcaacacaaatttgcaaagatgttttactgtaccgggctactcctgcaaaaaaaaaaaagacgtcaaaaaaggcagttacgattttaatgaaaggattaatacatgcaaaaggaaccagatgctgtcgcgagtagaacaatgctacatttcgtgacagtctcatgtgatgtcaccgcagcatgcgacgactgcgactcaatggcccaTGTTTGTAAACTTCCTcggaagtctggcacaatgtcctcatcaccacgtgtatcgtgcacagtgcactcattagtgttagaggctccgctcagacagcccaccagtgcactcgacacggTCATCGAGTTCACTTGCCCGAGGTCGGGCCATGTGTCAGACGCAGACCTCGATTCCCCGTTATTCACGTTGGGACTCTCCGAAACACAATTCACCGCGATTTGTTCGACTGGTGCCGATCCATTCATTGGAGCACCAGTcagagcgttgagtaacgtgaagcacccatcaaCACGGCGATTGACCTCCCGTCGACGTCTACAATTTGCACTTTCAGACATCTTACTTTTGTTAACTGTGCACTAAACTGtactgtacacacaaacaacaaagatgcggtTTGCACTCaccttcattgcaagatcccatcttgacagtcagttgacttggaatggcttggctggtttggcTACTTGACTATCCAGAACGGCAACGCATGGTCAATGGTTGCCAGTGGCTAGTTTGTTATTACGCGCTTCAGCGGCGGATATTCACTAATATATGGCTGCCACGTTTAGGAACACACTATTTTAAACGAACATTTCGCAATTTCAGCTTCGATACCCAAGATTATTAATTAATtgtgtttcagaaagcgaaacgcgtaatttgaagcttttcaaccaaaagagaagcaacgaggcGAAAATATGCAATTTCTGTGTGAAACAAacgtgctgagaaaattttcacatatgATATGCATCTACTTAGTGCGAAAAGGACGCGTTGAATCatatgtaagcgctcagtgcatgcattgcatttgtcatccccaagaggtccctggaagaaccttttcaggacaacttgctagcgcgctctcgatattgcttttgtcatccccaaaaggtatctggaagaaccttttcaggacaacttgttgtcctcagaaagcactctcaaagacgtttccgggccaaaccagctcgtgtcgtactcaatacgtaccaaggacatcgagaaatgtgcgaggacgattgtaccatttgaggacgacctcgggacgtcgagtgttgtctggggGGAGTTCTTCGagtagctgtgcttgacgcatttgtaaaacactcgcaaaacccagtgatacacattcttgtgcttgttgataccactggtgcggagcgcgaataggaaaataacgcaccgcttgatattcattgaaattatataaataggcgagatttcgttatcggttgccctgttcgtgctataaaagAGTAGCTCGCAacggttaagtaacgtcatttgggcaatatacaaggacctgttttttcctacattcgtgcattttttcgttatatttgtatttgctttatgcagtgcagcgagtaaaaccagcaggtctgaactgtgcagtgctctttccatctgtaaataaagcgacctaaccgatcgcccaggggtactccggccgttagatgcgttcaaattgaaaaaatgttgttgaagatgtgacagttgcatcacctatacggcagcattacgaagaaatgcttcatcttttccaagaagagataaaacagctcaagatgaaaattctgcagcagaaaaattgcacgctaaccaaaaagagcgaggctcgatcctcaagcgataataaaggagatcaaggatcaaaagctaatgtctgagtagggcagggcgatgttcactgcagccttctcccatacatacagcaacccctatagggcacgaaaagaccagaaaggcacgtattccatccgagctacgggcgtttgcgttaacgctgcacttctattctccatcagcttatgagtatgtacgcacgaagtttaatcgcgcactgtcagcagagcgctctatacgagaacggtgcacagaattccatcaaaggaaatgctggcttcacagatgagtcactgtcacgaaaaagctagcccaatgccgcacaaaaactctactgtactttgattgttgatgacaaatgagaaaacatgttgagattgtgggcgactaaacggttagatatgcggactttgggactggaatgcatgatgacagactatgctcgttggcttaaacatATGAtgtatgccacttgggcgtttttaattgattcattgacagggtaagagagagcggccgcgagcctacgaaatagtatcgaaaaagctatctattgaaatagtgtcgactgcaagctgaatgcccttgaagcacgtccatgcaaagccaaaactattctttttggagatttcgagcttgtcttgagaaaagagatggctttcaagccttgacgaatatatatatcatgagcatatcgagtgtggtgctttggaaccacatttatattccgctcaaagaaagtggccgaactccatatatgcataagactccgtcacatgacgaacgaaataaacaggaaaatgaatgccgagaagtgaggtctgctcttacgaggataattattaaaaaaacaacaacagtgatacaggcccttctGTGTGCatatgcttgcaaggaaaacgccaaaagaaacagaataaaactgaccgcattcttatctgcgatttcgcttcttattcttgacaacttctcccttaatgtttGCCATTATAaccgttaaaaaccacggcggaaagacgcggtcagcgcggcgggcgcgctttggctcccgtttcttgcctatggcaagatggccgccgcgcgcgcggcgcggcttcactgcggcccattggtaagtataggcggcctccactccagcaagttttatttaaacctccttgtttgtgccccgccagcgagagggcactactctgcccgaggcactggggtttgcgcgcacgagtgacacggtgctgcacgcgacattttttttcgtggccactacagggagcgaccgccgcgccgccatccgatagcgcctgaaacgcgcttctgggcactttttctccctgaagacggccgctggcctaggtactgaggaggagaacgcccctagctccacttgtccctaaacgcgcttcgcgccggtgtcaactcacgtcaaggtaagttcttgcattccttgttctgcgATGTTTTCTACGCGCGACGATGAAATTTCTCCACGCAGTACGCGTCTCTACTTGTAACTATTTTCATCGTGacagtttttgtattttcttgtagcctgggaacaccgttcaatttgtgcgacagaaacttatgcagcttccgtctcacgctattgtatggaaacggttgaataccgcttgtagttactttcttgccctagagttgaactagtaaaaggtttgtgacacacttatgagaacgaatgcaataagctaggtcttcgcttgtacattagtgtgcaaaaaagcttttatttgcgcaggtgtCCATGTTGCGAGTGCAGTCGTAACGCTTTGGCGTTGGATCCGAGCCCATGGAGAAAGTTGGAGCTGTAGAGCTGTATGTAAGTAAACTTTGTGCGTGCATATTCTTCGTTTGACCATTGCGAAATATGTCAGAAGTGGTgtactaatcagtgcacaaaaattgatctgccaacgttaaacaaaaagcatttaataaaaCTAATGAGCCGTAGTGTCCCCACTTCACTGCTCATGGGCTTTCTTCCATTAGCTTAATGGGCACAGCCACTGCTCTGCCAGGAAGCCAGACATGAAGTTCAAGGGGGCACAGCTTTTGCATCGGTCTGGCTTTAATGAGGGCAACTTGCACTGtgattcaaaattttattttcaagccgttgttcgaagctttacaggaggctaacacatacaatagggctctcgtggttcaaaaaccgtgggcaggactaccgctcaaagtaaaagaaatctaggccgaaggtttacaggttagtacgattgaaaattgggcgagttggtaataattcatagctggtagagccaaaacagtgcgaaataacagagaccaaggacgagtagacacgacaggagtgctgactttcaactgaaaagtttattgaagaaacatcataatatactcttactgcgcatgctcttacaaggcaagaaactcatgacgacgtcatggcattgaagtggtgttcgcagccaagaataaagttggtgatatctgcacagcagtgcggaaaaaggcccagtggtgaaggattcatattccattaagcacacgaatgtttttgtgccattggcattgtgtacagcatacccttcacgtgtggaagtgtttacattgggcaatcggggcgaggcgtaaactcgcaactgagggagcatcaaaattccccgagaggtaatgtttgctcgacgcacttggcaatgcactgccaaCATTGCGGGTACACCCCAGAATTTTCTAGAAtgaggattcttttccgccaccacgaccagttgacacgcgaaatcttcgaggcccgcaaaatacagaaggcagggcataactgtgtcattcagtcttcaatagccctccaggaaaaggaaatttcctttttagattcCTGTAATCGTTAACAGTGCTAAGATTACTAGCAAGAGCGAGCCAAAGAGCCCAGATGAAAGCATGGCAGTTTCATTACAATCTGCTATTGCCATGTATTAGCATGGCTCTTATGACAAACACCGACATACCGgaatattttctggctgttttaggtcagcagttaatgtacaagcttcctaattcttccattgcatgctatgttctatcatgaattagaggctcaagacatcaagtacatcaacagtttcttccgttgttTGTTATAGAAAGCATGTTGTAGGGATGGGTACGTTTCTGTATGAGATAGATTTTGCACATACCGGAGATCCATATGTGTtcaaatactgcagaaagtttcagtattatcGTCACCATCTTTCAAAGCAGCATTCGGCATTGTTAGTTGCCTAgtttctgaaggaagaaaaaGCTGGAAAGTGAGTTCCTGGACTCCAATCTCGaaggtgatgctttacctccatgcaaattcatcgacgttcgaaaaaaaaaagacaaattcgcataagatctgcatatttatgttggaatccttcggtattacttttcatgttgttaactagtttatttgtatagggaaag is a genomic window containing:
- the LOC119376525 gene encoding uncharacterized protein LOC119376525, producing the protein MQCISEDIQRWGTDSEVLILGDFNGHIQEIDGFLDFNGDLMQQCTRRRNLNVANLRPDCEGEFTWCARNSRTCIDCVLVSSRLACQVKHISIDEEGDFSIGSDHNRIRLTICSSTWCKKEREHRKPGQRFLPEAAYEDIAKEFDSNLQTSKPLKYEEYMEELQRLMRQYEVRTNSRGGVRRKGWWDEEVRKALDERKAANRLHRKAVKTLSASDALQAWQEYLTCKQAMQTIVQSKIAEHNSRQLQSFTADGRNGARKFWTYVSSLDGKAKVPQIRHEDTGQPVSDMGRHLADHMRKLYDVGSGEPEIDSIEYHPINEYRLRNNVKWEVTRPALDRAIARIGAHTARGLDGIPAGLIKCFGEEARQKLADIFSGIMTGEPIPEDWLCGRVILVPKRGGDAGLLREYRPLTVTSVLYRTFAQILKTWMSGWAEHDDKLTELQNGFRIRRRLEVNVFVLTQAIEIARKENRGLYTCFLNVAKAYDSVPHDPLFHCMTQIGMPKTWVSLLRRLLRALPKLKLNQ
- the LOC119376528 gene encoding uncharacterized protein LOC119376528, whose protein sequence is MRGLKQGCPLSPLLYMLYTASLERMLLEDGGGFSLAHSYGGTPVPWRLPGLVYADDIVLMADNLGDLQHLVSLSANHLSKLGLRFNAKKSAVLVFAGTGTSAVVSLPEGGQIPWRDECRYLGVQLSTSSHVLDIHEENIRQTSRKAANVLRKRSLWGCNRFLLVREMWKCVHVPCLSFANAVLTFQSGTRQWLERGQREVGRLALGCHGRVAIEAIQGDVGWSSYEAREARSKIAYEGRLRLMNDRRWARRLPPPKVRVLREARDGNQGVPMGSGRSRTSTGRGKRKVAEGDVFQDNIDGVPQAQKCYRK